The region CCAGATTTTCAGCGACGAACTGACCCATCTGTTGGTCAAGCAGAAGCTGGCCTTTAACAGCCCGGTGTGGTTCAACGTCGGGGTCGAACCCCACCCGCAGTGCAGCGCGTGTTTTATTCTGTCGGTGGACGACAAGATGGAGTCGATCCTCGACTGGTATCGCAAAGAGGGCGTGATTTTTAAGGGCGGCTCGGGTTCGGGGGTCAACCTGTCTCGCCTGCGTTCGTCCAAAGAGCGCCTGTCAAGCGGTGGGGCTGCCTCCGGGCCGGTGTCGTTCATGCGGGCGGCCGACGCCTCGGCGGGGGTTATCAAGTCGGGCGGCAAGACGCGCCGGGCGGCCAAGATGGTTGTCCTGAACGTAGATCACCCCGACATTGTCGAATTCATCCAGTGCAAGGCCGAAGAGGAGCGCAAAGCCTGGACCCTGATTGAGGCCGGCTACGACGGCTCGATTGACGGTGCGGCCTACAGTTCGGTCTTTTTTCAGAACGCCAACAACTCGGTTCGGGTCACCGACGCCTTTATGCACGCGGTGGTCAACCGCCAGCCGTGGTCGACCCGGCTGGTCACCAGCGGACAAGACCACGAGAGTTTTGCGGCCGAGGATCTGCTGCGCCAGATCGCCCAGGCGACCTGGGAGTGCGGCGATCCGGGCATGCAGTTCGATACGACGATCAACGCCTGGCACACCTGCCCCAACAGCGGACGGATTAACGCCAGCAACCCGTGCTCGGAGTACATGCACCTGGACGACAGCGCCTGCAACCTGGCCTCGCTCAACCTGATGAAGTTCCTCAAGGACGACGGCGGATTTGACACCGCAGCCTTTAAGCATGCGGTCGATATCAGCATCACCGCCCAAGACATCATCGTTGACAACTCCAGCTATCCCACACCCGAGATTACCGATAACGCCAGCGCCTTTCGCGAGCTGGGTCTGGGCTATGCCAACCTGGGCGCGGTTCTGATGTCCCTGGGTCTGCCCTACGATTCCGAGGCCGGCCGGCAGTACGCGGGCGCGATTACGGCCCTGATGACCGGCCAGGCCTACAGCCAATCGGCCCGCATCGCCCAGCAGCTCGGTCCGTTTGGCGGCTATGCGAGCAACCGTGAGCCCATGCTGGCGGTGATCGACAAACATCGCGCGGCCGCCCATCAGCTTGACCCGTCCCTGGTGCCGCTGGAGCTGTTGTCCGAGGCGCGCCGAGCCTGGGACGAAGCCCTGGCGCTGGGCCGCGAGGCCGGCTACCGCAACTCGCAAGCCACCGTGTTGGCCCCCACGGGGACCATCGCCTTCATGATGGACTGCGATACGACCGGGGTTGAGCCGGACATCGCCCTGATCAAATACAAACGTCTGGTCGGCGGCGGGATGCTGAAACTGGTCAATACCACGGTGCCCCACGCCCTCAAGCGGCTCGGCTACACCAGCCGCGAGGTCCAGGCCATTGTGGAATACATCGACGAGCAGGAAACAATCGAGGGCGCTCCGGGCCTGAAAGATACACACCTGGCGGTATTTGACTGCGCCTTCAAACCGGCCCGGGGCA is a window of Desulfurellaceae bacterium DNA encoding:
- a CDS encoding vitamin B12-dependent ribonucleotide reductase; amino-acid sequence: MAEMGRKTWTGEDASVEQETHPVIADSPGGTTPAADGVRLTRHFTRAGEQPFSQIEWEQRSALISGENGEVVFEQHGVEIPKAWSQLATNVVVSKYFRGPLGTPQREHSVRQLIGRVVDTITAWGKKDGYFADDDSAQIFSDELTHLLVKQKLAFNSPVWFNVGVEPHPQCSACFILSVDDKMESILDWYRKEGVIFKGGSGSGVNLSRLRSSKERLSSGGAASGPVSFMRAADASAGVIKSGGKTRRAAKMVVLNVDHPDIVEFIQCKAEEERKAWTLIEAGYDGSIDGAAYSSVFFQNANNSVRVTDAFMHAVVNRQPWSTRLVTSGQDHESFAAEDLLRQIAQATWECGDPGMQFDTTINAWHTCPNSGRINASNPCSEYMHLDDSACNLASLNLMKFLKDDGGFDTAAFKHAVDISITAQDIIVDNSSYPTPEITDNASAFRELGLGYANLGAVLMSLGLPYDSEAGRQYAGAITALMTGQAYSQSARIAQQLGPFGGYASNREPMLAVIDKHRAAAHQLDPSLVPLELLSEARRAWDEALALGREAGYRNSQATVLAPTGTIAFMMDCDTTGVEPDIALIKYKRLVGGGMLKLVNTTVPHALKRLGYTSREVQAIVEYIDEQETIEGAPGLKDTHLAVFDCAFKPARGSRAIHHTGHLRMMGAVQPFLSGAISKTVNLSNDAAVEDIVDAYMEAWRLGLKAVAIYRDGCKRVQPLETQKQAPAADTPAPVERKPERRRLPMDRNAICHKFEVAGHEGYIHVGFYEDGTPGEIFIRMAKEGSTISGLMDSIATLTSLALQYGVPLEALVNKFGHVRFEPSGFTKNADIPYAKSLTDYIFRFLGTRFLSTELKEEIGLIETPDALPPADQATVTTVEPVVEVRIPAAEASRPAPVSDDRPQATTWQSQADAPSCADCGSIMIRNGSCYKCLNCGATSGCS